In Hevea brasiliensis isolate MT/VB/25A 57/8 unplaced genomic scaffold, ASM3005281v1 Scaf31, whole genome shotgun sequence, the genomic stretch GGAGCTTAGCCTCAACAAAGTTGTGGAGATCTAAGCCATCTATAAAAACTTCATGAGTTGGTCACTTTCCTGTGAACATCTGTAAGAAAAGTATTCCAAAGCTATACACATCTCTGTAAGTTGTCACATTGCTGCCTACTCCATATTCTGCAATTCATACATCTCCAATTATATTAAAATGTGATCAAGACTGTACAATTACTATTCTGTATATCTATAAAAGAATCTGGCATTCACCTTTAGTATTTGATGTGAATTTTAATAAAAGCTTGAGGGCTTAATGTGGAGAAAAAAAAAGTTCAGGGCTTAACACAAGCAAAGTTCAGGGGTCTCAGACTGTTTCCCCCTCATCCTGCATATGCCATGCCATTCTGATTCATGTAGTAATTTAACAAAAGAGAAAGTAGTGTGGAAAATATTACCTGGAGCCATGTAGCCAATTGTTCCCTTTAACCCTGTTGAGAAATTTTGGTGTTGAGAAGGATTGCTGGTGCTTTCAGAAATGAGCCTTGCTAATCCAAAGTCACCAACATGAGCAGTCATGTCATTGTCAAGAAGAATATTACTCGGCTTCAAGTCACAATGAACGATTTGCATTCCACAATGGTCATGAAGATAATGCAATGCAGAAGCCACATCAATGGCAATGCATAGTCTTTGGAAAAAGTTTAATTTCTTTCTTTGACTATAACCATTTCCCTC encodes the following:
- the LOC131177015 gene encoding probable LRR receptor-like serine/threonine-protein kinase At3g47570 — encoded protein: MENGSLEMWLHPEGNGYSQRKKLNFFQRLCIAIDVASALHYLHDHCGMQIVHCDLKPSNILLDNDMTAHVGDFGLARLISESTSNPSQHQNFSTGLKGTIGYMAPEYGVGSNVTTYRDVYSFGILFLQMFTGK